Proteins encoded within one genomic window of Humulus lupulus chromosome 1, drHumLupu1.1, whole genome shotgun sequence:
- the LOC133812674 gene encoding alpha-glucan phosphorylase, H isozyme-like — MYRSSEYMSTKDSCLISSALSIDMIVSSTAGHEASGTGSMKFLMNGCLLLATADGSTIEIFEEIGAENMFLFGAKLDEVPILRERGPNTKVNLQFARVVRNILTST, encoded by the exons ATGTACAGATCAAGCGAATACATGAGTACAAAAGACAGTTGCTTAATATCCTCGGCATTATCCATCGATATGATTGTATCAAG CACTGCAGGGCATGAGGCCTCAGGAACTGGTAGCATGAAATTTCTTATGAATGGATGTCTACTCTTAGCTACAGCTGATGGTTCAACAATTGAAATTTTTGAAGAAATTGGGGCAGAAAATATG TTTTTGTTTGGTGCAAAGCTGGATGAAGTTCCCATCTTGCGTGAGAGAGGACCCAACACGAAAGTGAATCTGCAATTTGCACGGGTTGTGAG gaACATTTTGACATCAACTTGA